In Amycolatopsis sp. EV170708-02-1, the following are encoded in one genomic region:
- a CDS encoding discoidin domain-containing protein, translating to MVKPGTAAIAAIVLLAQPVIASSAAAGPVEALLSVNKRTTTSTVENESFSGALAVDGDSTTRWASLEGDPQWIAVDLGGPADISRIKVFWESAHAKDYQVQASDDGQNWRDVKTVAGSDGGLDEFTGLNTSARHVRIFGTARATVYGYSLWELEVYGVRTGDGDIQPPSVPSGLRQSSSTTESITLGWNPANDNVGVVEYEILRNGNVIGRSATTSYTDTSLASGFDFQYAVRARDAAGNLSGSTTPVKAATRPTPSDGIVIALAGDIAKPELPSEHSRTAELVAKIKPRYVLTVGDNQYVDGTIEEFRSYYDKTWGKFKKITKPTPGNHEWNNELAGYKQYFGKIATPKGKPYYSFDVGAFHFVALDSDPVYNGGGAEQVAWLRKDLAKTKKSCIAGYWHHPRFNSGNSGDAKSVAPLWNELARAKADVVFAGHDHHYERTKPLNVDGHVDEADGVRSVIAGIGGDSLYLDYKAREGVEKILGKHGVMKLVLKGKTYSWEIIGTNGELLDKAGPYSCR from the coding sequence ATGGTGAAGCCGGGCACCGCCGCGATCGCGGCGATCGTCCTGCTCGCTCAGCCCGTGATCGCTTCCAGCGCCGCGGCCGGACCGGTGGAAGCACTGCTGTCGGTCAACAAACGGACCACGACGTCCACCGTCGAGAACGAGAGCTTCAGCGGTGCTCTCGCCGTCGACGGCGATTCGACGACCCGGTGGGCGAGCCTGGAGGGCGATCCACAGTGGATCGCGGTCGACCTCGGCGGCCCGGCGGATATCAGCCGGATCAAGGTCTTCTGGGAATCGGCCCACGCGAAGGACTACCAGGTCCAGGCGTCCGACGACGGCCAGAACTGGCGCGACGTGAAAACCGTGGCCGGTAGCGACGGTGGCCTCGACGAGTTCACCGGGCTGAACACCTCCGCCCGGCACGTCCGGATCTTCGGTACGGCTCGGGCGACCGTGTACGGATACTCGCTGTGGGAGCTGGAGGTCTATGGCGTCCGGACCGGCGACGGCGACATCCAGCCGCCGTCGGTGCCGTCCGGGCTCCGGCAGTCGTCGTCCACCACCGAGAGCATCACGCTCGGCTGGAACCCGGCGAACGACAACGTCGGGGTCGTCGAGTACGAGATCCTGCGCAACGGCAACGTCATCGGCAGGTCCGCGACGACGTCCTACACCGACACGTCGCTGGCGTCGGGCTTCGACTTCCAGTACGCGGTGCGGGCGCGGGACGCGGCCGGGAACCTGTCCGGGTCGACCACGCCGGTGAAAGCGGCCACCCGGCCGACACCGTCCGACGGCATCGTCATCGCGCTCGCCGGCGACATCGCCAAACCCGAGCTGCCGTCGGAGCACTCCCGGACGGCGGAACTCGTCGCCAAGATCAAGCCCCGGTACGTGCTGACGGTCGGGGACAACCAATACGTCGACGGCACCATCGAGGAATTCCGGTCCTACTACGACAAGACCTGGGGCAAGTTCAAGAAGATCACCAAACCCACTCCGGGCAACCACGAGTGGAACAACGAGCTGGCCGGATACAAGCAGTACTTCGGCAAGATCGCGACGCCGAAGGGGAAGCCGTACTACAGCTTCGACGTCGGCGCCTTCCATTTCGTCGCCCTCGATTCGGACCCGGTGTACAACGGCGGCGGCGCCGAGCAGGTGGCGTGGCTGCGCAAGGACCTCGCGAAGACGAAGAAGTCCTGTATCGCCGGCTACTGGCACCATCCGCGCTTCAACTCCGGGAACTCCGGTGACGCGAAGAGCGTGGCGCCGTTGTGGAACGAGCTGGCCAGGGCCAAGGCGGACGTCGTGTTCGCCGGGCACGATCACCATTACGAGCGGACGAAGCCGCTGAACGTCGACGGGCACGTCGACGAGGCCGACGGCGTGCGTTCGGTCATCGCCGGGATCGGCGGCGACAGCCTGTACCTCGACTACAAAGCCCGTGAGGGCGTCGAGAAGATCCTGGGCAAGCACGGAGTGATGAAGCTGGTCCTCAAGGGGAAGACCTATTCCTGGGAAATCATCGGAACGAACGGCGAACTGCTCGACAAAGCAGGCCCGTACAGCTGCCGGTGA
- a CDS encoding RNA polymerase sigma factor, producing MKLPMKFVVALAGVAALAAASVVYVVQAKAKSPERQADATVAVDSSGQVVLGEQGRLLFRNGASGPGYGNVASVPVSDPAGPRRISSLTCERFYTAANGGLCLAKEATPMAGAVARFVDAALGDVKRVDVPGIPNRAKLSPGGRMGSWTTFVTGDSYSTPGTFSTRTAINDRDAEDAAQRAVENVLKRPPGKNVDNLRAWLRRVAINSAKDLARELTARREVLDEGNQENTDPRADTRGSVQLRMDTLQLLDRTWSFLDKPSQENATLYLEVTFGHHKEAELAERLGVQPSEVRNRRWRGKRALGEAGAAAVLVTDPGEGANRCLIPSSLVGTRTGSPELLDKVRTHVKACEKCRRRRDDRKGLLRFVLAVPGLAFAGDLLHRLLPTAKHKVAAASFVTLVAVAAPYVPIPGWNDASPSSPATSAPSTPTLGPPAPLPPAVAPPPAPTNAEPTPGAPAPTSDFEAGSGPPERRG from the coding sequence GTGAAGCTTCCGATGAAGTTCGTCGTGGCGCTGGCGGGTGTCGCCGCACTCGCCGCCGCTTCGGTGGTGTACGTGGTGCAGGCCAAGGCGAAGAGCCCCGAACGGCAGGCGGACGCGACGGTCGCGGTGGATTCCTCGGGGCAGGTCGTGCTGGGGGAGCAGGGAAGGCTGCTGTTCCGCAACGGCGCGTCGGGGCCCGGTTACGGCAATGTCGCGTCGGTCCCCGTGTCCGATCCTGCGGGGCCGCGACGGATCAGTTCGCTCACTTGCGAACGGTTCTACACCGCGGCGAACGGCGGCCTGTGCCTGGCGAAGGAGGCCACGCCGATGGCCGGCGCGGTCGCCCGGTTCGTCGATGCCGCGCTCGGCGACGTGAAGCGGGTCGATGTGCCGGGAATCCCCAACCGCGCGAAGCTCTCACCCGGTGGCCGGATGGGCAGCTGGACCACCTTCGTCACCGGTGACTCCTACTCGACGCCCGGCACCTTCTCGACGCGTACGGCCATCAACGACCGAGACGCGGAAGACGCGGCTCAAAGGGCGGTCGAGAATGTGCTGAAACGGCCGCCTGGCAAGAACGTCGACAATCTGCGTGCCTGGCTGCGCAGGGTCGCGATCAACTCGGCCAAGGACCTGGCCCGGGAGCTCACGGCTCGTCGTGAAGTCCTGGACGAGGGAAATCAGGAGAACACGGATCCGCGCGCGGACACCCGCGGTTCCGTCCAACTGCGGATGGACACGCTGCAGTTGCTCGACCGGACCTGGAGCTTCCTCGACAAGCCCTCCCAGGAGAACGCCACCCTGTACCTGGAAGTGACCTTCGGACACCACAAAGAAGCGGAGCTGGCCGAGCGGTTGGGCGTCCAGCCGAGCGAGGTGCGGAACCGGCGCTGGCGAGGCAAGAGGGCGCTCGGCGAGGCGGGCGCGGCCGCGGTCCTCGTCACCGACCCTGGCGAAGGAGCGAACCGGTGCCTGATCCCGAGCAGCCTCGTCGGCACCAGGACGGGCTCGCCGGAGCTGCTCGACAAGGTCCGGACACATGTCAAGGCCTGCGAGAAGTGCCGGAGGCGTCGCGACGACCGGAAAGGCCTGCTGAGGTTCGTCTTGGCCGTTCCGGGGCTGGCGTTCGCCGGAGACCTGCTCCACCGCCTGCTGCCGACGGCCAAGCACAAGGTCGCGGCCGCGAGTTTCGTGACGCTGGTGGCGGTCGCGGCCCCGTACGTCCCGATTCCCGGCTGGAACGACGCGTCGCCGTCCAGCCCGGCCACTTCGGCACCCTCGACTCCGACTCTGGGGCCGCCCGCCCCGCTCCCGCCGGCGGTCGCGCCACCGCCGGCGCCGACGAATGCCGAGCCGACACCCGGTGCCCCGGCGCCCACCTCCGATTTCGAGGCTGGTTCCGGACCTCCCGAACGGCGGGGATGA
- a CDS encoding ornithine cyclodeaminase, with translation MSWFDLADSGLSGAGEVTLLSREEVRKCLTNVAPVDVVRETLADHDRGIGLLPAEAYLRWENSRGAYTRSIGMPGAARSAYGMKIINASVSNPASGLERAGGIGLCFDAETARITTIIEAALLSAVRTAAVSAVGVDALGYGGAVSLAVVGCGAQGRMHAALLAERLPSLRKITLYDRSPEAARALAAMLPGLAVQVCSTAREAVSEAEIAVFTTTMDEGYAEPDWAAPGALLINVSLGDLTDATFRDAAAVYVDDVDLVADNPRRPLGRLMAEGVFGRPGAAGSARSLDGTLGGVLTGRHRAHGVASPYVVLNPFGMGVLDVALYAAISTQARAEGLGTVVHLG, from the coding sequence ATGAGCTGGTTCGACCTCGCCGACAGCGGCCTGTCCGGTGCGGGCGAGGTGACACTGCTGTCCCGTGAAGAGGTCCGCAAGTGCCTGACGAACGTCGCCCCGGTGGACGTCGTCCGCGAAACACTGGCCGACCACGACCGCGGCATCGGTCTCCTGCCCGCCGAGGCGTACCTGCGCTGGGAGAACTCGCGAGGCGCCTACACCCGGTCGATCGGGATGCCCGGTGCGGCGAGGTCGGCGTACGGCATGAAGATCATCAACGCCAGCGTGTCCAACCCCGCCAGCGGGCTGGAACGCGCGGGCGGCATCGGTCTGTGCTTCGACGCCGAGACCGCCCGGATCACCACGATCATCGAGGCCGCCCTCCTGAGCGCGGTCCGGACGGCGGCGGTGAGCGCGGTGGGGGTGGACGCGCTCGGATACGGCGGGGCGGTTTCCTTGGCCGTCGTCGGTTGCGGCGCGCAGGGCCGGATGCACGCGGCGCTGCTCGCCGAACGGCTGCCGTCGCTGCGGAAGATCACCCTGTACGACCGGTCCCCGGAGGCCGCGCGGGCACTGGCCGCCATGCTGCCCGGCCTTGCGGTACAGGTCTGCTCGACGGCGCGGGAAGCGGTGTCCGAGGCCGAGATCGCCGTGTTCACGACCACGATGGACGAGGGGTACGCCGAGCCGGACTGGGCCGCGCCGGGCGCGTTGCTGATCAATGTCTCCCTCGGTGATCTGACGGACGCGACGTTCCGCGACGCGGCGGCGGTCTACGTCGACGACGTGGACCTGGTGGCCGACAACCCGCGCCGGCCGCTGGGCCGTCTGATGGCGGAAGGCGTGTTCGGGCGTCCCGGTGCTGCCGGGTCGGCACGCTCCCTCGACGGCACCTTGGGCGGTGTCCTGACGGGACGGCACCGCGCGCACGGGGTCGCGTCGCCGTATGTGGTGCTGAACCCGTTCGGCATGGGAGTCCTCGACGTCGCGCTGTACGCGGCGATCTCCACTCAGGCCCGGGCGGAGGGGCTCGGTACCGTCGTCCACCTCGGCTGA
- a CDS encoding ornithine carbamoyltransferase, which yields MRHLISLDDLTDDDLRAIVGRAVRLAERPRANYSTLDGAVVGIHFRKTSTRTRTAFSAGALRLGARIIAYGPDDLQTNTGESIEDTGRVLSSMLDFLVARTAADPAELRAIAAQDRMAVVNAMSADEHPTQALADLTTIVQRFGRVDGVRMLYLGEGNNTAAALALALSRFPGTELHLRTPPGYGVDPEVLERAGKHAARHGSSIVERHDVLDLPDGVDIVYTTRWQTTGTSKPDPGWRTVFAPFQVTAELWTAGPDALFLHDLPAHRGEEVTADVLDGPRSVAFAQAENKLYSAMAALEWCAGEDSA from the coding sequence TTGCGTCACCTCATCTCCCTCGACGACCTCACCGACGACGACCTGCGTGCCATCGTCGGCCGGGCCGTCCGCCTTGCGGAACGGCCGCGGGCGAACTACTCCACTTTGGATGGTGCGGTCGTCGGCATCCACTTCCGCAAGACCTCCACCCGCACACGCACCGCGTTCTCCGCGGGCGCGCTGCGACTGGGCGCCCGGATCATCGCGTACGGCCCGGACGACCTGCAGACCAACACCGGGGAGTCCATCGAGGACACCGGACGCGTGCTGTCGTCGATGCTGGACTTCCTCGTGGCGCGCACGGCGGCCGATCCGGCGGAGCTGCGGGCCATCGCGGCGCAGGACCGGATGGCCGTCGTCAACGCGATGAGCGCGGACGAGCATCCGACCCAGGCGTTGGCGGATCTGACGACGATCGTCCAGCGCTTCGGCCGCGTCGACGGCGTCCGCATGCTGTACCTCGGCGAGGGCAACAACACGGCGGCGGCATTGGCGCTCGCGCTCAGCCGTTTCCCCGGCACCGAACTGCACCTGCGCACCCCGCCGGGCTACGGCGTCGATCCGGAGGTGCTGGAGCGCGCGGGCAAGCACGCCGCCCGGCATGGTTCGTCCATTGTGGAGCGGCATGACGTCCTCGACCTGCCTGACGGCGTGGACATCGTGTACACCACCCGATGGCAGACCACCGGAACGTCCAAACCGGACCCGGGCTGGCGCACGGTGTTCGCGCCGTTCCAGGTGACGGCGGAGCTGTGGACGGCAGGCCCGGACGCGCTGTTCCTGCACGACCTGCCCGCGCACCGGGGCGAGGAGGTCACGGCCGACGTGCTCGACGGGCCGCGTTCCGTCGCCTTCGCCCAGGCGGAGAACAAGCTGTACAGCGCGATGGCCGCGCTCGAGTGGTGTGCCGGGGAGGACTCGGCATGA
- the sbnA gene encoding 2,3-diaminopropionate biosynthesis protein SbnA — protein sequence MITAEIGGVLATIGDTPLVALDRVVPLTGSRVFAKLEKFNPGGSVKDRTALNMLHGEIRSGTLVPGRSVVVESTSGNLGVGLAQMCAYFGLDLVCVVDTRTTAQTLALLRAYGATVEVVTAPVDGDLLGARIARVRELLALLPDAFWPDQYANPLNPAAHEHTMREIADALDGRVDYLFCAVGTGGTMRGCADYIRREGLATKLVAVDAAGSAIFHVPTEERRIPGHGAGRRPPLVDTSAVTEVVHVTDLECVRACRMLVAREAILAGGSSGATVAALAKLRDRIPPGSRCVLVFPDDGNRYLDTIYSDAWVRGHFGEVPEVTARALAAIS from the coding sequence TTGATCACGGCTGAGATCGGCGGTGTGCTCGCGACGATCGGGGACACTCCCCTGGTCGCCTTGGACCGGGTCGTCCCGCTGACAGGCTCCCGGGTGTTCGCGAAACTGGAGAAGTTCAACCCCGGCGGCAGCGTCAAGGACCGGACGGCGCTGAACATGCTGCACGGCGAGATCCGCTCCGGCACGCTCGTGCCGGGCAGATCGGTGGTCGTCGAGTCCACGTCGGGCAATCTCGGTGTCGGGCTCGCCCAGATGTGCGCGTATTTCGGGCTCGACCTGGTGTGCGTCGTCGACACCCGCACGACCGCGCAGACCCTGGCGCTGCTGCGGGCCTACGGCGCCACGGTCGAGGTCGTCACCGCCCCGGTCGACGGCGACCTGCTCGGCGCCCGGATCGCCAGGGTGCGGGAGCTCCTCGCGCTCCTGCCGGACGCTTTCTGGCCCGATCAGTACGCGAACCCGCTCAACCCGGCGGCGCACGAGCACACGATGCGCGAGATCGCCGACGCGCTCGACGGCCGCGTCGACTACCTGTTCTGCGCGGTCGGCACCGGCGGCACGATGCGTGGCTGCGCCGACTACATCCGGCGCGAAGGGCTGGCCACGAAGCTGGTCGCGGTCGACGCCGCCGGCAGCGCGATCTTCCACGTGCCGACGGAAGAACGCCGGATCCCGGGCCACGGCGCCGGCCGACGGCCGCCGCTGGTCGACACGTCCGCGGTGACCGAGGTCGTGCACGTGACCGATCTCGAATGTGTGCGGGCGTGCCGGATGCTCGTCGCCCGGGAGGCCATCCTCGCGGGCGGTTCCTCAGGCGCGACCGTGGCCGCGCTCGCGAAGCTGCGCGACCGCATCCCGCCCGGCTCCCGGTGCGTGCTCGTGTTCCCCGACGACGGCAACCGCTATCTCGACACCATCTACTCCGACGCGTGGGTCCGCGGTCACTTCGGCGAAGTGCCCGAAGTGACCGCCCGCGCCCTGGCCGCGATCTCCTGA
- a CDS encoding threonine/serine dehydratase gives MTRLVTGADVARAADRIRCSVRRTPVLGPVDGLWIKPENRQRTGSFKVRGALNAVSGLTGHVLAQSSGNHGRAVAYAAARQGVKATVVLPETAPALKVDAVRALGAEVIVVPPGERESATAELLARTGATLITSADFAVIAGHGTVGAEIVADLPDAGTVLVPVCNGGLLAGVAVAVKAYSPGTRVVGVEPELAADAADSFRTGRLTRWPVSRTYRTIADGLRAPVLGELAWEHVKTLVDDVVTVDEESIVAAQAFLFDRFGVVAELSGAVATAAHLTGRAGPPGRAAVAVVSGGNVAAPPLGARREQVSVDHG, from the coding sequence GTGACGCGCCTGGTGACCGGGGCCGACGTCGCGCGGGCCGCGGATCGGATCCGATGCTCCGTGCGCCGCACGCCGGTGCTCGGGCCGGTCGACGGACTGTGGATCAAACCGGAGAACCGGCAGCGGACCGGCTCGTTCAAGGTCCGCGGCGCGCTCAACGCGGTCTCCGGGCTGACGGGCCACGTGCTGGCCCAGTCTTCCGGCAACCACGGCCGCGCGGTGGCCTACGCCGCGGCCCGCCAAGGGGTGAAGGCCACGGTGGTGCTGCCCGAAACGGCGCCCGCGTTGAAGGTCGACGCGGTCCGCGCGCTCGGCGCCGAAGTGATCGTCGTGCCACCGGGTGAACGGGAATCCGCGACGGCCGAACTGCTGGCCCGCACCGGCGCCACCCTGATCACGTCGGCCGATTTCGCGGTGATCGCCGGGCACGGCACGGTCGGCGCGGAGATCGTCGCGGATCTGCCGGACGCGGGCACCGTCCTCGTCCCGGTCTGCAACGGCGGCCTGCTCGCCGGCGTCGCCGTCGCGGTCAAGGCGTACTCGCCGGGCACGCGGGTCGTCGGCGTGGAACCCGAACTCGCCGCCGACGCGGCCGACTCGTTCCGCACCGGCCGCCTGACGCGCTGGCCGGTGTCGCGGACCTACCGGACGATCGCCGACGGCCTGCGCGCCCCGGTGCTCGGCGAGCTCGCGTGGGAGCACGTCAAAACGCTCGTGGACGACGTCGTGACGGTCGACGAGGAAAGCATCGTCGCCGCCCAGGCGTTCTTGTTCGACCGGTTCGGCGTGGTCGCCGAGCTGAGCGGTGCGGTGGCGACAGCCGCCCACCTGACCGGGCGCGCCGGGCCACCGGGAAGGGCGGCGGTCGCCGTCGTCTCCGGCGGGAACGTCGCGGCGCCACCACTGGGGGCGAGGAGAGAGCAGGTGTCCGTTGATCACGGCTGA
- the catC gene encoding muconolactone Delta-isomerase yields the protein MLYHVRMDVHLPPDLDPAERADVIAREKAYSQRLQREGKWPQIWRIAGEYANFSILDVADHDELHTLLSGLPLFPYMDIEVTPLAAHPSKVTG from the coding sequence ATGCTCTACCACGTTCGCATGGACGTCCACCTGCCACCGGACCTCGATCCGGCGGAGCGTGCCGACGTCATCGCGCGGGAAAAGGCGTACAGCCAGCGGCTGCAACGCGAAGGCAAGTGGCCGCAGATCTGGCGGATCGCGGGCGAATACGCGAACTTCTCCATCCTCGACGTCGCGGACCACGACGAGCTGCACACGCTGTTGTCCGGTTTGCCGTTGTTCCCGTACATGGACATCGAGGTCACGCCGCTGGCGGCGCATCCCTCGAAGGTCACGGGCTGA
- the catA gene encoding catechol 1,2-dioxygenase: MTAIHETATAAASGANATERFKSDKFAGVAGTPKDRVSLLAREVLEAVHGTIRKHKVTYDEYNALKAWLISVGEDGEWPLFLDVWVEHVVEEVATEHREGNKGTIEGPYYVPAAPEQGARGSVPMREDESGTPLIWTGRVTSTDGSALAGAKVELWHADADGFYSQFAPNIPEWNLRASFTADDDGRFEIHTVRPAPYQIPTDGACGKLIAAAGWHAWRPAHLHVKVSAPGHELLTAQLYFPGDEHNDDDIASAVKPELLLDPRPSGDGEAIEYGFVLDPERP, encoded by the coding sequence ATGACCGCCATCCACGAGACGGCCACCGCGGCCGCGTCCGGCGCCAACGCGACCGAACGGTTCAAGAGCGACAAGTTCGCCGGAGTCGCCGGAACGCCCAAGGACCGGGTCAGCCTGCTGGCTCGCGAGGTGCTGGAAGCCGTGCACGGCACGATCCGGAAGCACAAGGTCACCTACGACGAGTACAACGCGCTCAAAGCGTGGCTGATCAGCGTGGGCGAGGACGGCGAGTGGCCGCTGTTCCTCGACGTGTGGGTGGAGCACGTCGTCGAAGAGGTCGCGACCGAGCACCGCGAGGGCAACAAGGGAACCATCGAGGGTCCGTATTACGTGCCCGCCGCACCCGAACAGGGTGCCCGCGGTTCGGTCCCGATGCGCGAGGACGAGTCCGGTACGCCGCTGATCTGGACCGGCCGGGTCACCTCGACCGACGGCTCCGCCCTGGCCGGCGCGAAGGTCGAGCTGTGGCACGCCGACGCCGACGGCTTCTACTCCCAGTTCGCGCCGAACATCCCGGAGTGGAACCTGCGCGCGAGCTTCACCGCCGATGACGACGGCCGGTTCGAGATCCACACCGTGCGCCCCGCCCCGTACCAGATCCCGACCGACGGGGCCTGCGGCAAGCTCATCGCCGCGGCGGGCTGGCACGCGTGGCGCCCGGCGCACCTGCACGTCAAGGTCTCGGCACCGGGCCATGAACTGCTCACCGCACAGCTGTACTTCCCCGGCGACGAGCACAACGACGACGACATCGCTTCGGCGGTCAAGCCGGAACTGCTGCTGGACCCACGCCCGTCGGGCGACGGCGAGGCCATCGAGTACGGCTTCGTCCTCGACCCCGAACGCCCCTGA
- a CDS encoding mandelate racemase/muconate lactonizing enzyme family protein, which yields MKITRVEAIPFAIPYRKPLKFASGEVHVAEHVLVRVHADNGVVGVAEAPPRPFTYGETQAGIIAVIDSLFAPQIVGLSLPDRETVHTRLARTVGNPTAKSAIDMAIWDALGRSLDVSVTELLGGYTDRMRVSHMLGFDEPSAMVAEAERMRDTHGISTFKVKVGRRPTSLDTAVVRALREHFGDGVDLYIDGNRGWTAAESARAMREMADLDLLFAEELCPADDVLGRRWLVGQIGVPFIADESAVTPADVTREVLGGSATAISIKTARTGFTRSQRTHHLAEGLGLEVVMGNQIDGQLGSLCTVAFGSAYELTSRRPGELSNFLDMSDDLLTEPLRITDGELTVRPGAGLGAEIDPEKLRRYRQDH from the coding sequence ATGAAGATCACGCGAGTCGAGGCGATCCCGTTCGCCATCCCGTACCGAAAGCCGCTGAAGTTCGCTTCGGGAGAGGTGCACGTCGCCGAGCACGTCCTCGTGCGGGTGCACGCCGACAACGGCGTCGTCGGCGTGGCCGAGGCACCACCGCGGCCGTTCACCTACGGCGAGACCCAGGCGGGGATCATCGCGGTGATCGATTCCCTGTTCGCCCCGCAGATCGTCGGTCTCAGCCTGCCCGACCGCGAAACGGTGCACACCCGGCTCGCCCGCACGGTCGGCAACCCGACCGCGAAATCCGCCATCGACATGGCCATCTGGGACGCGCTCGGCCGCAGCCTCGACGTGTCGGTGACCGAACTCCTCGGCGGCTACACCGACCGTATGCGCGTGTCCCACATGCTCGGCTTCGACGAGCCGTCCGCGATGGTCGCCGAAGCCGAGCGGATGCGCGACACCCACGGCATCAGCACCTTCAAGGTCAAGGTCGGCCGCCGACCCACGTCGCTCGACACCGCCGTCGTGCGCGCGCTGCGAGAGCACTTCGGTGACGGCGTCGACCTCTACATCGACGGCAACCGCGGCTGGACCGCCGCCGAATCGGCGCGGGCGATGCGGGAGATGGCCGACCTCGATCTGCTCTTCGCCGAGGAGCTGTGCCCGGCCGACGACGTCCTCGGCAGGCGCTGGCTCGTGGGGCAGATCGGCGTTCCGTTCATCGCCGACGAATCCGCCGTGACCCCGGCCGACGTCACCCGTGAGGTGCTCGGCGGCTCCGCCACCGCGATCAGCATCAAGACCGCCCGCACCGGCTTCACCCGTTCGCAGCGCACACACCACCTCGCCGAGGGCCTCGGTCTGGAGGTCGTGATGGGCAACCAGATCGACGGCCAGCTCGGCTCGCTGTGCACCGTCGCGTTCGGCTCGGCCTACGAGCTGACGTCCCGTCGCCCCGGCGAGCTCTCGAACTTCCTCGACATGAGCGACGACCTGCTCACCGAGCCGCTGCGCATCACCGACGGCGAACTCACCGTCCGCCCCGGCGCCGGCCTCGGTGCCGAAATCGATCCCGAAAAGCTCCGGCGCTACCGCCAGGACCACTGA
- a CDS encoding LysR substrate-binding domain-containing protein yields MELRHLRYFVTVAETCHFGRAAEQLHVAQPALSHTIRQLEDELGVVLLARTTRQVRVTPAGEFFLAEARRVLAGLDVGIRGVRRIGEGKLGLLRVGFTGTAAFSHLPHLARALAQRVPQVELEIRADLLTAEQCERLRTGTLGIGVLRPPVTGDDIDFRVIESEPLVLAVPADHRLAVEPVVAMADLRTEPLVTYDRRNSVVYDAVARSCREAGLTPHQLHEASGTAVLLALVAGGLGVGVVPASARALPLAGVVFRDLAGAATVELALAWHRETPSPLVTTVLDALEDVFPSVAPSTGDT; encoded by the coding sequence ATGGAACTTCGTCACCTGCGTTACTTCGTCACCGTCGCCGAGACATGTCATTTCGGCCGGGCGGCCGAGCAGCTGCACGTCGCGCAGCCCGCGCTCTCGCACACCATCCGCCAGCTGGAGGACGAACTGGGCGTCGTCCTGCTGGCTAGGACCACCCGGCAGGTCCGGGTGACACCGGCGGGTGAGTTCTTCCTGGCCGAAGCCCGACGCGTGCTCGCGGGGCTGGACGTCGGGATCCGCGGGGTCCGGCGTATCGGCGAAGGCAAGCTGGGCCTGCTCCGGGTCGGGTTCACCGGCACGGCGGCGTTCTCCCATCTGCCGCATCTGGCCAGGGCGCTCGCCCAGCGGGTGCCGCAGGTGGAGCTGGAGATCCGCGCCGACCTGCTGACCGCGGAGCAGTGCGAACGCCTGCGCACGGGAACACTGGGGATCGGGGTGCTCCGCCCTCCGGTCACCGGGGACGACATCGACTTCCGCGTGATCGAGAGCGAGCCGCTGGTCCTCGCCGTGCCGGCCGACCACCGGCTGGCCGTGGAGCCCGTCGTCGCGATGGCCGATCTGCGGACCGAACCGCTCGTCACCTACGACCGGCGCAACTCGGTCGTGTACGACGCCGTCGCGCGCAGCTGCCGCGAGGCCGGGCTCACGCCTCATCAACTACACGAGGCCTCCGGAACCGCGGTCCTGCTGGCACTGGTCGCCGGCGGACTGGGGGTCGGCGTGGTGCCTGCCTCGGCCCGTGCCCTCCCCCTGGCCGGTGTCGTGTTCCGCGACCTCGCGGGAGCGGCGACCGTGGAGCTGGCGCTGGCCTGGCACCGCGAAACCCCGTCCCCGCTCGTCACGACCGTCCTCGACGCGCTCGAGGACGTCTTTCCTTCCGTCGCACCATCCACAGGGGACACCTGA